In Zobellia roscoffensis, the following are encoded in one genomic region:
- a CDS encoding AraC family transcriptional regulator: MIEVQNIKFNNETRPESGFELIDLEELFRRDIEQDITLSHKVEFYQILFITEGSSKHSIDFTDYPYTKSTLFTIRKDQIHKFYKNPDTKGFLLLFTEDFLASLLSQKEVVRSHELFNQFLTSPKLTINDEDFDGIYSVVKYIELEYTKNYDEFSGGIIRNALHILVYKLFRIKLKQGTHFSQHKYVGDFIQFQQLIEKRCFETKKTLDYAQLMGCTPKTLNNVCQTIIGKSAKTIIDEILVTQIKRLLINTSLSITEIAYTSGFDEPTNMYKYFKKHTEVTPEAFRQRHI, translated from the coding sequence GTGATTGAAGTTCAAAACATAAAATTCAATAACGAAACAAGACCAGAATCCGGCTTTGAACTTATAGACTTAGAAGAGCTTTTTAGGCGTGATATTGAGCAAGACATTACCCTGTCTCACAAGGTAGAGTTTTACCAAATTTTATTTATTACGGAAGGTAGTTCAAAACACAGCATTGATTTTACCGATTACCCGTATACCAAAAGCACTCTTTTTACGATACGAAAAGACCAAATTCATAAGTTTTATAAGAATCCAGATACAAAAGGTTTTCTTTTACTTTTTACCGAAGATTTTCTCGCAAGTCTGTTAAGTCAAAAAGAAGTGGTTCGTTCGCATGAGCTTTTTAATCAATTTTTAACCTCTCCAAAACTAACAATCAATGACGAAGACTTTGATGGTATTTACTCGGTCGTAAAATATATAGAGTTAGAATATACCAAGAATTATGATGAGTTCTCAGGTGGTATTATTAGAAATGCACTTCATATTTTGGTGTATAAATTGTTTCGCATTAAGCTAAAGCAAGGCACACACTTTTCCCAACACAAATATGTAGGCGACTTTATACAGTTTCAGCAATTGATAGAAAAACGTTGTTTTGAGACCAAAAAAACACTGGATTATGCCCAACTCATGGGTTGTACACCCAAAACGCTAAACAATGTTTGCCAAACTATCATTGGAAAATCTGCCAAAACAATCATAGATGAGATTCTAGTTACACAGATTAAGCGTTTATTGATCAACACTTCCTTGTCCATCACAGAAATAGCATACACCTCTGGCTTTGATGAACCTACTAATATGTATAAATATTTTAAAAAACATACAGAAGTTACTCCTGAAGCTTTTAGACAAAGGCACATCTAG
- a CDS encoding serine hydrolase domain-containing protein: MQKYKILIASALIVFTLSALTSRVFRSESETKVQKAETAVTTADKAPRNTKDSHLYESRQKDLQIALNAYFKKAIANGDVVGAGVSIVKGDSIMISEGFGRKNSVESSTVNGETVFRLGSLSKGFAGMLAANIKDEGKINWTDRVSDYLPEFELGDGSNTKNVTLANILSHTSGTPYHSYTNLVEAGLPLNDIAKRFKEVMPISKPGIMYSYQNAMFALCGEMMKKATGKKINTLLDDRFFKPLEMCTTTTNFETLTHELNIAMPHVRIRNGWRAAHIRDNYYNAIAAGGISSNAHDMGRWMRFLLGHNPEIMKSSAIGEAFNPFIEISGHSKYYQRWPGHTRSYYGFGWRIHKFTEGDATYEKTIWHHGGSVNNYRNEIAVYPEADLGICVLLNNNSPIAKTVIPDLYEIVKKVYKEEEATTRKML, from the coding sequence ATGCAGAAATATAAAATTTTAATTGCTTCTGCGCTCATTGTTTTCACGCTATCAGCGCTTACGTCCCGGGTATTTCGTTCAGAATCAGAAACTAAAGTCCAAAAAGCAGAAACCGCAGTTACTACTGCGGATAAAGCACCAAGGAACACAAAAGACAGTCATCTTTATGAATCCCGTCAAAAGGATTTACAAATTGCGCTGAACGCTTATTTTAAGAAAGCAATCGCCAATGGAGATGTTGTTGGGGCAGGGGTAAGCATTGTAAAAGGAGATTCTATTATGATTTCTGAAGGTTTTGGAAGAAAAAATAGTGTTGAGAGTAGTACTGTAAATGGCGAAACTGTTTTTAGGTTAGGTTCATTATCTAAAGGTTTTGCTGGTATGTTAGCAGCAAATATTAAGGACGAAGGAAAAATAAACTGGACGGACCGGGTAAGTGATTATCTTCCGGAGTTTGAATTGGGCGATGGTTCCAATACCAAAAACGTAACCCTGGCCAATATTCTTTCGCATACTTCCGGGACACCGTACCACAGTTATACTAACTTGGTAGAAGCAGGCCTTCCTTTAAACGATATTGCCAAACGTTTTAAAGAGGTGATGCCCATTAGTAAGCCGGGAATTATGTATAGCTATCAAAATGCGATGTTCGCGCTTTGCGGCGAAATGATGAAAAAAGCTACCGGAAAAAAGATTAATACCCTTTTGGACGATCGTTTTTTTAAGCCGTTGGAAATGTGTACCACCACTACAAATTTTGAGACTTTAACCCACGAGTTGAATATTGCCATGCCTCACGTTAGAATTAGAAACGGTTGGAGAGCAGCACATATAAGAGACAATTATTACAATGCCATTGCAGCAGGTGGCATCAGTTCTAATGCCCATGATATGGGCCGTTGGATGCGTTTTCTACTAGGGCACAACCCAGAAATAATGAAGAGTTCCGCCATTGGCGAGGCGTTTAATCCTTTTATTGAGATTTCCGGTCATAGTAAGTACTATCAGCGATGGCCAGGTCATACAAGATCTTATTATGGTTTTGGTTGGAGAATACACAAGTTCACCGAAGGAGATGCGACTTATGAAAAAACCATTTGGCATCACGGCGGAAGTGTGAACAATTACAGAAACGAGATTGCTGTGTATCCGGAAGCAGATTTAGGTATTTGCGTATTACTGAACAACAATTCACCTATAGCCAAAACGGTAATTCCCGATTTGTACGAAATAGTAAAAAAGGTTTACAAAGAAGAAGAGGCTACCACTAGAAAAATGCTTTAA
- a CDS encoding SDR family oxidoreductase — MKIAITGATGQLGRLVINKLKGRTAKANIVALARTPEKANDLGVEVRAFDYGNSEQMVQSLTGIDKLLLISGSELGQRIKQHTNIIGAAKKAGVKSIVYTSLLKIESSTLVLVPEHLGTEKVLAESGIPFTLLRNGWYTENYTGSIQDAIKMGAVYGSSGDGKISSASREDFAEAAAIVLTSINQEGKIYELAGDESFTMSDYAKEISKQTGKDISYVNLPEKDYAHALEDAGVPSPIAGFLASSHISTEKGDLFDDNHQLSKLLGRPTTPLSKTIVEALG, encoded by the coding sequence ATGAAAATTGCAATAACCGGAGCCACCGGACAATTAGGAAGGCTCGTAATCAACAAACTAAAAGGGAGAACAGCAAAAGCTAACATTGTAGCTTTAGCAAGAACCCCTGAAAAAGCAAATGATTTAGGGGTAGAAGTACGTGCGTTCGATTATGGGAATAGCGAACAAATGGTACAGTCCCTGACAGGTATTGATAAATTACTTTTAATATCGGGAAGTGAATTAGGACAACGTATAAAACAGCATACCAACATTATTGGTGCCGCTAAAAAAGCGGGCGTAAAATCAATTGTCTATACCAGTCTTTTAAAAATTGAAAGTTCTACTTTGGTATTGGTGCCTGAACATTTAGGCACAGAGAAAGTTTTAGCCGAATCCGGCATTCCTTTTACGTTATTAAGAAACGGATGGTATACTGAAAACTATACGGGTTCCATACAAGATGCCATAAAAATGGGTGCTGTCTATGGTAGCTCTGGTGACGGTAAAATTTCATCCGCTTCACGTGAAGATTTTGCAGAAGCTGCTGCAATTGTATTGACTTCTATAAATCAAGAGGGCAAAATTTACGAGTTGGCAGGTGATGAATCTTTTACTATGAGCGACTACGCTAAAGAGATTTCAAAACAAACTGGAAAAGATATTTCTTATGTGAATCTTCCTGAAAAAGATTATGCCCATGCGTTAGAAGATGCTGGAGTTCCTTCTCCAATTGCTGGGTTTTTAGCAAGTTCTCACATATCTACAGAAAAAGGAGATTTGTTTGATGATAATCATCAACTATCAAAATTATTGGGTAGACCCACTACCCCATTATCAAAAACTATAGTTGAAGCTTTAGGTTAA
- a CDS encoding winged helix-turn-helix domain-containing protein, which translates to MSLKEQSLSLKEAQKLVLLSQRLPSTKRIGSAQNATLSAIEHLGYIQIDTISVIERAHHHTLYNRNPNYKADHLSALVADKKVFEYWSHAAAFLPMTEYRFSLPRKTAIASGKQKHWFKRDEKLMKAVVERIKHEGPLMAKDFDKKGKKHGEWKTAPTKQALENLFMQGDLMITKRINFHKVYDLTERVLPSDINTVMPTEDEYGRFMVKKYLQTNGLGTLPEITYLLKNVKPLVTNALDTMLNTGEIELVNVSNTAYYVLPEALELLNQPLARKKLKILSPFDNLLIQRKRMTDLFNFDYTLECYVPQHKRKHGYFTLPILWDGKLVARMDSKADRKEKVLHIHQLTLEPSLRKTEAFADALGKELQSFMEFNVCNSIQLHRTIPSSFKFEFEHRFLN; encoded by the coding sequence ATGAGTTTAAAAGAACAAAGCCTTTCACTTAAAGAAGCCCAAAAACTGGTATTGCTATCGCAGCGCTTACCCTCTACAAAAAGGATAGGTTCTGCCCAAAATGCCACACTCTCCGCAATAGAACACTTGGGGTATATTCAGATAGATACTATTTCGGTAATTGAGCGGGCACACCATCACACCCTGTACAACCGCAATCCTAACTATAAGGCCGACCATCTGTCAGCCTTAGTTGCGGATAAAAAAGTGTTTGAATATTGGTCTCATGCCGCCGCCTTTTTACCTATGACTGAATATCGCTTTAGTCTTCCTCGTAAAACTGCCATTGCTTCCGGAAAACAAAAACATTGGTTTAAAAGGGATGAGAAGCTCATGAAAGCAGTTGTTGAACGTATAAAACACGAAGGCCCTTTAATGGCAAAGGACTTTGATAAAAAGGGGAAGAAACATGGAGAATGGAAAACGGCACCGACAAAACAAGCGTTAGAAAATCTGTTTATGCAGGGCGATTTAATGATTACCAAACGTATCAATTTTCATAAGGTATACGACCTTACCGAACGGGTTTTGCCTAGTGATATCAATACAGTCATGCCTACGGAAGATGAATATGGCCGGTTTATGGTTAAGAAATATTTACAAACAAACGGACTAGGAACACTCCCAGAAATAACCTATTTGCTAAAAAACGTAAAACCATTGGTTACGAACGCTTTGGATACCATGCTGAATACTGGCGAAATAGAACTGGTAAACGTTTCAAACACTGCATATTACGTACTTCCCGAAGCACTAGAACTCCTAAACCAACCTTTGGCCAGAAAGAAACTTAAAATTTTATCTCCTTTTGATAATCTCCTCATTCAAAGAAAAAGAATGACGGACCTCTTTAATTTTGATTATACCCTGGAGTGCTATGTACCCCAACACAAAAGAAAACATGGCTATTTTACCTTACCTATTTTATGGGACGGTAAATTAGTAGCCCGAATGGATAGCAAGGCCGATAGAAAAGAAAAGGTATTGCACATTCACCAACTAACCCTAGAACCGAGTTTAAGAAAAACCGAAGCCTTTGCAGATGCTCTAGGCAAGGAATTACAATCGTTTATGGAGTTCAATGTTTGTAACAGTATTCAATTACACCGTACAATCCCATCATCTTTCAAATTTGAATTTGAGCATCGATTTCTAAATTAA
- a CDS encoding META domain-containing protein, which produces MKTPNALFIVVFTIVLTSCSSTKKTVDNKLYGTLWELEYLSGPRIAFQGLYPDRKPQITFVEETGRAQGTNSCNGYSAPFSINGNKLSFGEPGPTTLMFCGQGESFFVNTMKKITGYTIDENGKLNLFMDDVPMMRFKVKDNSTAVKTPEDTSLLNTGCYASDDSKSSIEFDITSVKANKIKGMLSYNLYEKDANKGSFLGTLNGDKLIGKYTFSSEGTESVREVAFQVKGTSLVEGYGSVNETGTKFKDPNKISYTSAMPLTLGSCK; this is translated from the coding sequence ATGAAAACACCCAATGCCCTATTTATAGTAGTCTTTACCATTGTTCTTACCTCCTGTTCATCCACTAAAAAAACGGTAGACAATAAACTCTACGGCACTCTTTGGGAGCTGGAATACCTTTCCGGGCCCCGTATTGCTTTTCAGGGGCTGTACCCAGACCGTAAGCCGCAGATTACATTTGTAGAAGAAACGGGTCGTGCTCAGGGTACCAACAGTTGTAATGGCTACTCCGCCCCATTTAGCATTAATGGGAACAAACTTTCTTTTGGTGAACCTGGACCTACTACACTGATGTTCTGTGGCCAAGGGGAATCGTTCTTTGTAAATACCATGAAGAAAATAACGGGCTATACGATAGATGAGAACGGGAAATTGAATCTTTTTATGGATGACGTTCCTATGATGCGTTTTAAGGTAAAGGACAATAGTACTGCAGTTAAAACACCGGAAGACACCTCCTTATTAAATACGGGTTGCTATGCATCTGATGATAGCAAAAGCAGTATTGAATTTGATATCACTTCTGTAAAAGCGAACAAAATAAAGGGAATGTTGAGTTATAATTTATATGAAAAGGATGCTAATAAAGGTAGTTTTCTGGGTACTTTGAATGGAGATAAATTAATTGGAAAATATACGTTTTCCTCCGAGGGAACCGAAAGTGTTCGTGAAGTAGCTTTCCAAGTAAAAGGCACTAGTTTGGTGGAAGGTTATGGCTCTGTTAACGAAACGGGAACCAAGTTTAAAGACCCAAATAAAATATCGTATACATCTGCCATGCCCTTAACATTGGGTAGCTGTAAGTAG
- a CDS encoding winged helix-turn-helix transcriptional regulator encodes MDRKELFEKKPKIKINNKISFCPTSAAMELIGGKWKSVILTHLIGDKKRYNELRKEIPGITERTLSLQLKQLEADGMVNRKVFTKKPPLKVEYTLTEFGQTLVPILNLIVDWGLQAAETKGEFLFEE; translated from the coding sequence ATGGACAGAAAAGAACTGTTTGAAAAAAAGCCAAAGATTAAAATCAATAATAAAATATCATTCTGCCCAACGAGCGCAGCAATGGAATTGATAGGTGGAAAATGGAAGAGTGTTATACTAACCCATTTAATAGGCGATAAAAAACGCTACAACGAATTGAGAAAGGAAATTCCTGGTATAACGGAGCGTACTTTAAGTTTACAGTTAAAACAATTAGAAGCAGATGGTATGGTAAACAGAAAAGTGTTTACTAAAAAACCACCTTTAAAAGTAGAATATACCCTTACGGAGTTTGGACAAACATTGGTTCCAATTCTAAACCTAATTGTTGATTGGGGATTACAGGCTGCAGAAACTAAGGGAGAGTTTTTGTTTGAAGAGTAA
- a CDS encoding nuclear transport factor 2 family protein: MRNTFLFTVVISALSLTSCNGQDDDASTKEISNQEKVVALLKSIETGNQEPAAYINANKYIQHNLDVADGLAGFGATLQALPANSAKVNTVRAFTDGDFIFTHTDYNFFGLKIGFDIFRFEDGLIVEHWDNLQVTPEEANPSGHTMIDGTVEITDLGKTEENKEIVTSFVTDILVNGDMSKLTTYFDGDNYIQHNPNIPDQVSGLGAALEAMAAQGIYMTYDKVHMVIGQGNFVLTVSEGHLGEDYNAFYDLFRIENGKIAEHWDVLQNIPPKADWKNENGKF; the protein is encoded by the coding sequence ATGAGAAATACATTTTTATTTACAGTAGTAATTTCGGCTTTGAGCCTAACATCATGTAACGGTCAAGATGATGATGCTTCAACCAAAGAAATTTCCAATCAGGAAAAAGTTGTGGCATTGCTTAAATCTATTGAAACCGGAAATCAAGAACCTGCGGCTTATATTAATGCTAATAAATACATTCAACACAATTTAGATGTTGCAGATGGATTAGCTGGTTTTGGAGCAACGTTACAGGCTTTGCCCGCAAATTCGGCAAAAGTAAATACAGTACGCGCCTTTACAGATGGTGATTTTATCTTTACTCATACGGATTACAATTTTTTTGGACTAAAAATAGGTTTTGATATTTTTAGATTTGAAGATGGATTAATTGTAGAACATTGGGATAACCTACAAGTAACACCCGAAGAAGCCAACCCAAGTGGACACACCATGATAGATGGTACCGTAGAAATTACAGATTTAGGTAAAACTGAAGAAAATAAGGAAATAGTTACCTCCTTTGTTACTGATATTTTGGTAAATGGAGACATGAGTAAATTGACTACTTATTTTGACGGTGATAACTATATTCAGCATAACCCAAATATACCAGATCAAGTTTCTGGTTTAGGTGCGGCTCTAGAAGCAATGGCAGCACAAGGCATTTATATGACTTATGATAAAGTTCATATGGTTATTGGCCAAGGTAATTTTGTGCTAACCGTTAGTGAAGGTCATTTAGGAGAAGATTACAATGCGTTTTATGATCTGTTTAGAATAGAAAACGGAAAAATAGCAGAACATTGGGATGTACTGCAAAACATACCACCTAAAGCAGATTGGAAAAATGAAAACGGAAAATTCTAA